One genomic region from Zalophus californianus isolate mZalCal1 chromosome 2, mZalCal1.pri.v2, whole genome shotgun sequence encodes:
- the PURG gene encoding purine-rich element-binding protein gamma isoform X4, with translation MERARRRGGGGGRGRGGKNVGGSGLSKSRLYPQAQHSHYPHYAASATPNQAGGAAEIQELASKRVDIQKKRFYLDVKQSSRGRFLKIAEVWIGRGRQDNIRKSKLTLSLSVAAELKDCLGDFIEHYAHLGLKGHRQEHGHGKDQASRRRQKHSAPSPPVSVGSEEHPHSVLKTDYIERDNRKYYLDLKENQRGRFLRIRQTMMRGTGMIGYFGHSLGQEQTIVLPAQGMIEFRDALVQLIEDYGEGDIEERRGEDDDPLELPEGTSFRVDNKRFYFDVGSNKYGIFLKKDSESVRCPWDQKGYYDDLERDENFGAMRFQLQLNHPHSLLEECKTP, from the exons ATGGAAAGAGCCAGGCGaaggggaggcggcggcggccgcggccgcgGAGGCAAGAATGTAGGGGGCTCTGGCCTAAGCAAGAGTAGACTCTATCCCCAGGCCCAGCACTCCCACTACCCCCACTACGCGGCTTCAGCCACCCCTAATCAGGCTGGGGGCGCAGCCGAAATCCAGGAGCTGGCCTCCAAACGAGTGGACATCCAGAAAAAGAGGTTTTACCTAGACGTAAAGCAAAGCTCCCGGGGCCGGTTCCTAAAGATAGCCGAAGTCTGGATAGGGAGAGGCCGGCAGGACAATATCAGAAAGAGTAAACTGACTCTGTCCCTGTCTGTGGCAGCGGAGCTGAAGGACTGTCTAGGGGACTTCATCGAGCATTACGCCCACCTGGGCCTGAAAGGCCACCGGCAAGAGCATGGCCACGGCAAAGATCAAGCCTCCAGGAGGAGACAGAAGCACTCGGCACCCTCCCCACCTGTCTCTGTAGGGTCCGAAGAGCACCCTCATAGTGTCCTCAAAACAGACTACATAGAGAGGGACAATAGGAAATATTATCTAGACCTAAAGGAAAATCAACGGGGTCGCTTCCTAAGAATTAGACAAACCATGATGCGAGGGACGGGCATGATAGGTTATTTTGGTCACAGTTTGGGCCAAGAACAGACTATTGTGCTCCCCGCACAAGGAATGATTGAGTTTCGTGATGCCTTGGTTCAGCTCATTGAAGACTATGGCGAAGGGGACATAGAAGAACGAAGAGGTGAAGATGATGACCCACTTGAACTCCCAGAGGGGACTTCTTTCAGAGTGGACAATAAAAGGTTCTACTTTGATGTGGGCTCTAATAAATATGGAATTTTCCTGAAG AAGGACTCAGAGTCTGTCAGATGTCCTTGGGACCAGAAGGGGTACTACGATGATTTGGAGAGAGATGAAAACTTTGGGGCTATGAGGTTTCAACTACAACTAAACCATCCCCATTCTCTGCTAGAAGAGTGTAAAACa ccttGA
- the PURG gene encoding purine-rich element-binding protein gamma isoform X6 — protein MERARRRGGGGGRGRGGKNVGGSGLSKSRLYPQAQHSHYPHYAASATPNQAGGAAEIQELASKRVDIQKKRFYLDVKQSSRGRFLKIAEVWIGRGRQDNIRKSKLTLSLSVAAELKDCLGDFIEHYAHLGLKGHRQEHGHGKDQASRRRQKHSAPSPPVSVGSEEHPHSVLKTDYIERDNRKYYLDLKENQRGRFLRIRQTMMRGTGMIGYFGHSLGQEQTIVLPAQGMIEFRDALVQLIEDYGEGDIEERRGEDDDPLELPEGTSFRVDNKRFYFDVGSNKYGIFLKLKFP, from the coding sequence ATGGAAAGAGCCAGGCGaaggggaggcggcggcggccgcggccgcgGAGGCAAGAATGTAGGGGGCTCTGGCCTAAGCAAGAGTAGACTCTATCCCCAGGCCCAGCACTCCCACTACCCCCACTACGCGGCTTCAGCCACCCCTAATCAGGCTGGGGGCGCAGCCGAAATCCAGGAGCTGGCCTCCAAACGAGTGGACATCCAGAAAAAGAGGTTTTACCTAGACGTAAAGCAAAGCTCCCGGGGCCGGTTCCTAAAGATAGCCGAAGTCTGGATAGGGAGAGGCCGGCAGGACAATATCAGAAAGAGTAAACTGACTCTGTCCCTGTCTGTGGCAGCGGAGCTGAAGGACTGTCTAGGGGACTTCATCGAGCATTACGCCCACCTGGGCCTGAAAGGCCACCGGCAAGAGCATGGCCACGGCAAAGATCAAGCCTCCAGGAGGAGACAGAAGCACTCGGCACCCTCCCCACCTGTCTCTGTAGGGTCCGAAGAGCACCCTCATAGTGTCCTCAAAACAGACTACATAGAGAGGGACAATAGGAAATATTATCTAGACCTAAAGGAAAATCAACGGGGTCGCTTCCTAAGAATTAGACAAACCATGATGCGAGGGACGGGCATGATAGGTTATTTTGGTCACAGTTTGGGCCAAGAACAGACTATTGTGCTCCCCGCACAAGGAATGATTGAGTTTCGTGATGCCTTGGTTCAGCTCATTGAAGACTATGGCGAAGGGGACATAGAAGAACGAAGAGGTGAAGATGATGACCCACTTGAACTCCCAGAGGGGACTTCTTTCAGAGTGGACAATAAAAGGTTCTACTTTGATGTGGGCTCTAATAAATATGGAATTTTCCTGAAG
- the PURG gene encoding purine-rich element-binding protein gamma isoform X5, whose protein sequence is MERARRRGGGGGRGRGGKNVGGSGLSKSRLYPQAQHSHYPHYAASATPNQAGGAAEIQELASKRVDIQKKRFYLDVKQSSRGRFLKIAEVWIGRGRQDNIRKSKLTLSLSVAAELKDCLGDFIEHYAHLGLKGHRQEHGHGKDQASRRRQKHSAPSPPVSVGSEEHPHSVLKTDYIERDNRKYYLDLKENQRGRFLRIRQTMMRGTGMIGYFGHSLGQEQTIVLPAQGMIEFRDALVQLIEDYGEGDIEERRGEDDDPLELPEGTSFRVDNKRFYFDVGSNKYGIFLKHSFPHRRTQSLSDVLGTRRGTTMIWREMKTLGL, encoded by the exons ATGGAAAGAGCCAGGCGaaggggaggcggcggcggccgcggccgcgGAGGCAAGAATGTAGGGGGCTCTGGCCTAAGCAAGAGTAGACTCTATCCCCAGGCCCAGCACTCCCACTACCCCCACTACGCGGCTTCAGCCACCCCTAATCAGGCTGGGGGCGCAGCCGAAATCCAGGAGCTGGCCTCCAAACGAGTGGACATCCAGAAAAAGAGGTTTTACCTAGACGTAAAGCAAAGCTCCCGGGGCCGGTTCCTAAAGATAGCCGAAGTCTGGATAGGGAGAGGCCGGCAGGACAATATCAGAAAGAGTAAACTGACTCTGTCCCTGTCTGTGGCAGCGGAGCTGAAGGACTGTCTAGGGGACTTCATCGAGCATTACGCCCACCTGGGCCTGAAAGGCCACCGGCAAGAGCATGGCCACGGCAAAGATCAAGCCTCCAGGAGGAGACAGAAGCACTCGGCACCCTCCCCACCTGTCTCTGTAGGGTCCGAAGAGCACCCTCATAGTGTCCTCAAAACAGACTACATAGAGAGGGACAATAGGAAATATTATCTAGACCTAAAGGAAAATCAACGGGGTCGCTTCCTAAGAATTAGACAAACCATGATGCGAGGGACGGGCATGATAGGTTATTTTGGTCACAGTTTGGGCCAAGAACAGACTATTGTGCTCCCCGCACAAGGAATGATTGAGTTTCGTGATGCCTTGGTTCAGCTCATTGAAGACTATGGCGAAGGGGACATAGAAGAACGAAGAGGTGAAGATGATGACCCACTTGAACTCCCAGAGGGGACTTCTTTCAGAGTGGACAATAAAAGGTTCTACTTTGATGTGGGCTCTAATAAATATGGAATTTTCCTGAAG CATTCATTCCCCCACAGAAGGACTCAGAGTCTGTCAGATGTCCTTGGGACCAGAAGGGGTACTACGATGATTTGGAGAGAGATGAAAACTTTGGGGCTATGA
- the PURG gene encoding purine-rich element-binding protein gamma isoform X3 → MERARRRGGGGGRGRGGKNVGGSGLSKSRLYPQAQHSHYPHYAASATPNQAGGAAEIQELASKRVDIQKKRFYLDVKQSSRGRFLKIAEVWIGRGRQDNIRKSKLTLSLSVAAELKDCLGDFIEHYAHLGLKGHRQEHGHGKDQASRRRQKHSAPSPPVSVGSEEHPHSVLKTDYIERDNRKYYLDLKENQRGRFLRIRQTMMRGTGMIGYFGHSLGQEQTIVLPAQGMIEFRDALVQLIEDYGEGDIEERRGEDDDPLELPEGTSFRVDNKRFYFDVGSNKYGIFLKKDSESVRCPWDQKGYYDDLERDENFGAMRFQLQLNHPHSLLEECKTLKFP, encoded by the exons ATGGAAAGAGCCAGGCGaaggggaggcggcggcggccgcggccgcgGAGGCAAGAATGTAGGGGGCTCTGGCCTAAGCAAGAGTAGACTCTATCCCCAGGCCCAGCACTCCCACTACCCCCACTACGCGGCTTCAGCCACCCCTAATCAGGCTGGGGGCGCAGCCGAAATCCAGGAGCTGGCCTCCAAACGAGTGGACATCCAGAAAAAGAGGTTTTACCTAGACGTAAAGCAAAGCTCCCGGGGCCGGTTCCTAAAGATAGCCGAAGTCTGGATAGGGAGAGGCCGGCAGGACAATATCAGAAAGAGTAAACTGACTCTGTCCCTGTCTGTGGCAGCGGAGCTGAAGGACTGTCTAGGGGACTTCATCGAGCATTACGCCCACCTGGGCCTGAAAGGCCACCGGCAAGAGCATGGCCACGGCAAAGATCAAGCCTCCAGGAGGAGACAGAAGCACTCGGCACCCTCCCCACCTGTCTCTGTAGGGTCCGAAGAGCACCCTCATAGTGTCCTCAAAACAGACTACATAGAGAGGGACAATAGGAAATATTATCTAGACCTAAAGGAAAATCAACGGGGTCGCTTCCTAAGAATTAGACAAACCATGATGCGAGGGACGGGCATGATAGGTTATTTTGGTCACAGTTTGGGCCAAGAACAGACTATTGTGCTCCCCGCACAAGGAATGATTGAGTTTCGTGATGCCTTGGTTCAGCTCATTGAAGACTATGGCGAAGGGGACATAGAAGAACGAAGAGGTGAAGATGATGACCCACTTGAACTCCCAGAGGGGACTTCTTTCAGAGTGGACAATAAAAGGTTCTACTTTGATGTGGGCTCTAATAAATATGGAATTTTCCTGAAG AAGGACTCAGAGTCTGTCAGATGTCCTTGGGACCAGAAGGGGTACTACGATGATTTGGAGAGAGATGAAAACTTTGGGGCTATGAGGTTTCAACTACAACTAAACCATCCCCATTCTCTGCTAGAAGAGTGTAAAACa
- the PURG gene encoding purine-rich element-binding protein gamma isoform X2 — protein MERARRRGGGGGRGRGGKNVGGSGLSKSRLYPQAQHSHYPHYAASATPNQAGGAAEIQELASKRVDIQKKRFYLDVKQSSRGRFLKIAEVWIGRGRQDNIRKSKLTLSLSVAAELKDCLGDFIEHYAHLGLKGHRQEHGHGKDQASRRRQKHSAPSPPVSVGSEEHPHSVLKTDYIERDNRKYYLDLKENQRGRFLRIRQTMMRGTGMIGYFGHSLGQEQTIVLPAQGMIEFRDALVQLIEDYGEGDIEERRGEDDDPLELPEGTSFRVDNKRFYFDVGSNKYGIFLKVSEVRPPYRNTITVPFKAWTRFGENFIKYEEEMRKICNSHKEKRMDGRRASGEEQECLD, from the coding sequence ATGGAAAGAGCCAGGCGaaggggaggcggcggcggccgcggccgcgGAGGCAAGAATGTAGGGGGCTCTGGCCTAAGCAAGAGTAGACTCTATCCCCAGGCCCAGCACTCCCACTACCCCCACTACGCGGCTTCAGCCACCCCTAATCAGGCTGGGGGCGCAGCCGAAATCCAGGAGCTGGCCTCCAAACGAGTGGACATCCAGAAAAAGAGGTTTTACCTAGACGTAAAGCAAAGCTCCCGGGGCCGGTTCCTAAAGATAGCCGAAGTCTGGATAGGGAGAGGCCGGCAGGACAATATCAGAAAGAGTAAACTGACTCTGTCCCTGTCTGTGGCAGCGGAGCTGAAGGACTGTCTAGGGGACTTCATCGAGCATTACGCCCACCTGGGCCTGAAAGGCCACCGGCAAGAGCATGGCCACGGCAAAGATCAAGCCTCCAGGAGGAGACAGAAGCACTCGGCACCCTCCCCACCTGTCTCTGTAGGGTCCGAAGAGCACCCTCATAGTGTCCTCAAAACAGACTACATAGAGAGGGACAATAGGAAATATTATCTAGACCTAAAGGAAAATCAACGGGGTCGCTTCCTAAGAATTAGACAAACCATGATGCGAGGGACGGGCATGATAGGTTATTTTGGTCACAGTTTGGGCCAAGAACAGACTATTGTGCTCCCCGCACAAGGAATGATTGAGTTTCGTGATGCCTTGGTTCAGCTCATTGAAGACTATGGCGAAGGGGACATAGAAGAACGAAGAGGTGAAGATGATGACCCACTTGAACTCCCAGAGGGGACTTCTTTCAGAGTGGACAATAAAAGGTTCTACTTTGATGTGGGCTCTAATAAATATGGAATTTTCCTGAAGGTAAGTGAGGTGAGGCCACCTTACCGTAATACTATTACTGTTCCATTCAAAGCTTGGACAAGGTTTGGGGAGAATTTTATCAAGTatgaagaagagatgaggaaaattTGCAACAgccataaagaaaagagaatggatgGCAGAAGGGCCAGTGGTGAAGAACAAGAATGCCTCGACTAG